GGCAATATCAAATGCCGTACCATGATCCACCGAAGTGCGGATGAAACCGCCTTTTAGTCCGACTGTGATATTGACGCCTTCTTCCAGCCCCAGCACCTTGATCGGGACGTGCCCCTGGTCATGATAACAAGCGATAACGATATCGAAATCTCCACGTACAGCACGGAAGAACAGTGTATCTGCCGGATGTGGGCCGCTGGCATTGATCCCTTCCTGTATCGCTCTTTCAATGCCCGGAATCAGCTTCTCTTCTTCTTCCCCTTCACCGAACAGACCGTTTTCCCCGGCATGTGGATTAATACCGCACACAGCAATCCGAGGGTTTTCATAGCCAGCCCGTACCAGCGTATCATGCGCCAGGCGAATAACATTGTAGGTTCGCTCCGGTGTGATGGTATCAATCGCCTTTTTCAAGCCCACATGAGTGGTCAAATGAATAACCTTGAGCTTGGGAGACGACAGCATCATGGAGTAATTTTGGGTATCCGTCAGTTCGGCAAAAATTTCAGTGTGACCGGGATATAAATGGCCTCCTTTATGCAAGGCTTCTTTATTTAACGGAGCCGTACACACGGCCTGCAATTGATTGGACAGAGCCAGCTCAACTGCCTTCTGAATAAATTGAAAAGCCGCATCTCCTGCTTCTGCCGAAACCTCCCCTTGCTTCAGATGATCCGGCAGCAAATCCAGATCATAACAATCGATGACACCGCGTGTAAATTGACATTCCTCTATACTGTTCACCTTGTTGAGTACAAGTGCTGCACCCGTCTGATTGATAGCCCGAAGCATGCTTTTGGCATCTCCGATGACAACCGGTCTACACTGCTCATAGACCTGCTCATGCAGGAGTGCTTTGACGATAATCTCCGGCCCCACGCCTGCTGCATCCCCCATGGTAATACCGATAATTGGCTTGCCCACGCTTACACACCTCCTTGAAGTTTGACAATGACATTTTCCAAAGTCTTATCCGAACCAAAATTCCCCGCTTTTGTGACCACATACATTTGGTTGGCAATGGATTGGCCCAACAGCACACCCGGTTCCAGTTCCTCCACCAATTCAATCTCCTGGATATCCAAGTGCTCCAATACCTGGTATGCCGTATCACCACCTGTAAGAAATAATTTCTTGAGTTCAAGCTCTTCTACCAATTTCTTTGTTAATTTGCCCAGAACACTGGAAATCGCGTCACTGATCTGAATAGGAGTCATACCCAGTTGTGCTCCCATCGCTCTGGTTTCTTTCATGTTATCGGACGCTACAATGACGACATTTTTACCGTTGGACAGGCTGATGGATGCTTCTCTGTGTACACGTTCCATCTCTTGTTGTCTTTCATGACCTTCTGACAGTACCTTTTCCGAGTGAACCTCCACTCGGCTTGCACGACCGCTATCCATCAAGTGTTGGAGTTGAGCACGTCCCATTTTACTAACGCTGCCTATAACTAACAGAACAGGCTGTGCTGTAAGCTGAATCGGTTTGGTCACAGACTTCTCCTGAACCTGATAAGCTTTGGGCAAATGGTTCATCATACCAGCCGAGCCGACCCAGACAATTTTGTACGGCAGGGCTGTAATCGTCTTCACCAGCATCTCCAAATCCTGTTCAATTACAGAATCGGAAACAATATACGTAAGCCCCTGCTCTTTGAACGCGTGCAATTTCTGAGAAATATAAGCCTCGCCCTGATCCAGATCTGCTTTGGACAAATGGCCGACACGGTGGCCTGTTTGCTCTGCAATCAGGTCCACAACATCGGACTTCAATACAGGGGTTTTGGGGTCCCGGCTTACTTCGGTATGATGCAGCTTCCGGCCATTCAAGTGGTGTATTCGTTCAATAATTTGACGGCCATTTTTGGGATAACCGGGAGCGATCATAACAAAATCGGGTCGTATGACCTCATACATGGCGTTCAGCTCAGTACCAATATTGCCACGCATCGTGCTATCAATTTTTTTATAGATAATGTCAAAATGTTGAGCGTTAACGTACGTACTGATCTCTTTTACAATGATTGATGCCTGATCTGCGGGAAGAGAGCGACTGACCGTGTTAAACACGACGGCATCATAATCCGTTTCTTCGGAAAAAACCGGATTAATCTGGACGGAAACGTTCATTCCGTAACGAACCAACTGTCCCCCGCAATCATTTGCACCTGTAAGATCGTCGGCGACAATGGCAATTCTCACATAAATCCTCCCTTTAAGTGCGTGTTCAAAAAGTCGGCTTTTCAGCACCGAGAAGGTTGGATGAAGCTAGGGACTGAGTAGCGGAGCGTAGGTAAGCCTACGTGAGCAACTGAAATGTTTCCGTAGGAAACATACTTCGGAAGCATATGCTATAGGCCCAACTGAATTCAAGATTCGACGTCGAGACCACTTCCTGTCCTGCTTCGTGATCAAAAGACGACTTTTTGAACTACCTCTTTAAACGTCAAGCAGTTTGCGATAAATCTGTTCCATATCCTCAAGACTCAATACCTTGGGATTGTTGTTTAGCAGCCTGGTAACCTCGGAAGCTGACTGTGCCAAGGCTTTCAGATCCTTCTCCTGCACGCCGTACTCTTTTAGATCCTGTGGAATGTTCAGTTTTGCTGTCCATTCCCGGATTCGTTCGATCACACGCAGAGCTGCGTCTTCGGGTGATAGCCCTGCTGTCTCAATTCCCATCGGCTCGGCAACGAGTGTCAGCCTGTCTACACAATGGTCCATATTAAATTCCATCACATGCGGCAGCAGCATCGAATTGGCTACCCCGTGAGGAATCCCATACTTGCCGCCCAGCGGGTAAGCCAGAGCATGGACAGCCGCCGTGCCTGCGGCAGTAAGCGCCATTCCCCCATAGGTTGACCCCAGCAGCATTTTTTCACGGGCCGAGATAGAAGCGCCATTCTCATAGGCTTCAATAATGCTGGCGGAAATCAGCCGGATGGATTCCAAAGCGAACATATCGCTGAAATAGTTGGCTTTATTCGATATAAATGACTCAATCGAATGGGTAAAGGCATCCATTCCGGTCGCAGCGGTGATCGGCTTCGGCAGCCCCAATGTCAGCACTGGGTCGAGAATCACCAGCTGCGGAAGCAAATAGGAGCTGACAATGCCGATTTTCAATTCCTGATCCGGGATGGTAACAATCGCATTGGGTGTCACCTCGGACCCTGTACCCGATGTGGTTGGAATCAAGACCGTCGGGATGCCGGGATGCTCGACCAGATTCGTGCCCAGTATATCCTTGATCCTTTGGTCATTGGTCATAAGCACAGATAAAATTTTGGTCGCATCCAGCACACTGCCGCCGCCCAAGCCGATGAGCAGCTCATATTTGTGCTCCGAAAAAGCCGCAAACGTTTCTTCAATATTCTGCTCCGTCGGCTCCGGTAAAATGGTGGTGCATACATCGAACAAAATGCCCTTGTCCGTCAATTGCTGCTCTATACTGCTGGTGTAGCCCATTTCCTGGAGTGCAGGCTGCGTCAGAATGAGCGCTCTTTGAATATGAGGATGAATCGCTGCCAGATGGTCCGTCAGTTGCAATAATGTATTTTCACCAGCCAGAATACGGGCTGCTGTCTGAAATTGGTAAGTTGTTAGCATAGAGAGCCTCCTATTTGGATTGATAATATCTCACAGCCGCTTCTATTTGTTTAAGCGCCTCTCCTTTGGCCTCCTGAATAGGTGCCTTGGGTGG
This DNA window, taken from Paenibacillus kribbensis, encodes the following:
- a CDS encoding four-carbon acid sugar kinase family protein — protein: MRIAIVADDLTGANDCGGQLVRYGMNVSVQINPVFSEETDYDAVVFNTVSRSLPADQASIIVKEISTYVNAQHFDIIYKKIDSTMRGNIGTELNAMYEVIRPDFVMIAPGYPKNGRQIIERIHHLNGRKLHHTEVSRDPKTPVLKSDVVDLIAEQTGHRVGHLSKADLDQGEAYISQKLHAFKEQGLTYIVSDSVIEQDLEMLVKTITALPYKIVWVGSAGMMNHLPKAYQVQEKSVTKPIQLTAQPVLLVIGSVSKMGRAQLQHLMDSGRASRVEVHSEKVLSEGHERQQEMERVHREASISLSNGKNVVIVASDNMKETRAMGAQLGMTPIQISDAISSVLGKLTKKLVEELELKKLFLTGGDTAYQVLEHLDIQEIELVEELEPGVLLGQSIANQMYVVTKAGNFGSDKTLENVIVKLQGGV
- a CDS encoding iron-containing alcohol dehydrogenase, which translates into the protein MLTTYQFQTAARILAGENTLLQLTDHLAAIHPHIQRALILTQPALQEMGYTSSIEQQLTDKGILFDVCTTILPEPTEQNIEETFAAFSEHKYELLIGLGGGSVLDATKILSVLMTNDQRIKDILGTNLVEHPGIPTVLIPTTSGTGSEVTPNAIVTIPDQELKIGIVSSYLLPQLVILDPVLTLGLPKPITAATGMDAFTHSIESFISNKANYFSDMFALESIRLISASIIEAYENGASISAREKMLLGSTYGGMALTAAGTAAVHALAYPLGGKYGIPHGVANSMLLPHVMEFNMDHCVDRLTLVAEPMGIETAGLSPEDAALRVIERIREWTAKLNIPQDLKEYGVQEKDLKALAQSASEVTRLLNNNPKVLSLEDMEQIYRKLLDV
- the pdxA gene encoding 4-hydroxythreonine-4-phosphate dehydrogenase PdxA produces the protein MGKPIIGITMGDAAGVGPEIIVKALLHEQVYEQCRPVVIGDAKSMLRAINQTGAALVLNKVNSIEECQFTRGVIDCYDLDLLPDHLKQGEVSAEAGDAAFQFIQKAVELALSNQLQAVCTAPLNKEALHKGGHLYPGHTEIFAELTDTQNYSMMLSSPKLKVIHLTTHVGLKKAIDTITPERTYNVIRLAHDTLVRAGYENPRIAVCGINPHAGENGLFGEGEEEEKLIPGIERAIQEGINASGPHPADTLFFRAVRGDFDIVIACYHDQGHVPIKVLGLEEGVNITVGLKGGFIRTSVDHGTAFDIAGKNVADERSMLAAIASAVELSPK